In the genome of Aedes aegypti strain LVP_AGWG chromosome 2, AaegL5.0 Primary Assembly, whole genome shotgun sequence, the window GAATGCTAAGCCGGAAGAGATCGAATACAGAGTGTTGAATGAACCCAGCAATGGGCTATTAAAGTTATTCAGCTCCAAGTTCAATGCGACGCAGTTACACAAGTTGAGTAATGCTACAACTTCGATGAATTTCACCCAAGCGGATTTAATTGGCGAGCGACTTGTGTATTGGAATAGAGATGTGGCTTCCATGGATAAGATCAAGTACCGAGTTAGTACAAAGGGTGTTTGGGCAGAAGGTGAGATCATGGTTCGCATTTACCCTCCTGCTTACTGGGAGCCACTAAGGATTCGACGCAATCAGACGTTGTTCGTAGAGGAGTCGACAAGTGTGATTATTTCCAGGGACATTTTGGAAGTGAGTTATCATTACTTCATTTGATTTCAGAATTATATCTACGGTTTATGTTTCAGATCGTCCATCCCAACATCTCTCCAGGTGACATTACGTACCTGGTCACGACGCAACCTCAGCATGGTTACCTGGAAATTCAGTCGATAACCTCAGATGACGAGTACAACTCGAAAGTGTTTGATCAATCCACGATCAACTCAGAGAAAATGTTCTACATCCAAGCAGGAGTGAATCAGTCGTCCGACTTTTTCACCTTCGATGTCACGAATGGTATCACTTGGTTGCGGGACCTAATCATGCGAATAGTAATTATTCCAGAACATCTGTATATGCGCACGAATGTGGTTGTCGTTGAAGAAGGTATGTGTCGTGAATGGAAATTCCGTctaaatttcagttgaattctTTTTCAGGGAAAAGCGTAAAGATACATCCCACCGACATGGTGCCTTACTCCGAATATTACACGGGAAAAATATTGGAATACAAAATCCTGGAACATCCTTTGCATGGTAGCATTAAGTCTGGGAAATCTTCCAAAGTCAATAGATTCACACAGAAACAGTTGGAGGCCGAAGTGATCACCTATGTGCACAACGGTAGTGAAAATTCCACAGATACTATCCGACTGGTGGCCTTAGGAAGAAACAAAGAAAGCGTGCCATTCAATCTTCAAATTCAGATTCTGCCGATTAACGACGAGATACCACAGGTGGTAACCAATACCGGAATGCATATGTGGATAGGAGGGAAGAGCATGATCCAGAGCACGGATTTACGTGAGTATTATACTTGTTTGTATTGGTTGACGTAATAATGGTTACCATATTTTTGCAGTGGTTCAAGACTATGACACCCCTCCAGAGAACCTAACGTTCTACATCCAGCAAATGACTGGTGGTTACGTGGCTTTTAAGGACTCATATAGCAAGAAACTGCATACCTTCACGCAGCAGGACATCAACCACAATTTGGTGTATTTCATCCACGACAGTAGTAACCAGAATGGAAAGATTGTATTCTTCGTTAGCGATGGTCTGCACAATACAACAGACCAAGTGTTGCACATAGTTACGAATCCTGTTGCTCTGGAGCTTatcaaaaacgaaatcctgcaCGTTTTTCCTTTAACGAGGAAGCAAATACTTCCCGAGCAATTGTATTACAAATGTTCCGATGATGATCGGGATGTTAAATATATCGTAACTATACCACCGCAAATGGGGAAACTTATATATGAACATGCAGAGTACGGTTACATGAACGAAATCACAGAATTCACGCAACACGATGTGGAGAACGGACGAATCTTTTACGAACATACACACCACATGGTGGAGTTGAAAACCAACGATTCGTTCTACTTCGATGTCACCGCTCCGCTTTCGAATAGCCTAGTAGATCAAATCTTCAATATCGATGTGTCTGTTTCGTCTGGGGGATTGTTGAGATTTCTTCCAGTGCCTCGGATAAATTTAGATGAAGGCGACTCCGGACCTATCAAGCTGGACCTCTCCAAAGTATTGGAGTACCTGGAAACCCGAGCTGGAATCCAAAACCCAGAGTTGTTCATCGATGTTCATCCTCCGGCTCATGGAACCGTCGAGCTCGACGACTCTCTTACCCAGGTTAATCGTTTCTCGTTGAACGATTTCTACGAAAACAAGGTTTACTACAAACATGATCACTCAGACACTGTGGAGGACAAAATCGCCTTGGCTGTTTACTTAGTgccaggaaatttgtttttgtgtaaCATAACTATTCCAGTCACAATCAATCCCGTCAATGATCAGCCATTCCAGCTATCGACGGCTTCACCGCACATTTCTGTGATCGAGGGTGAAAACCAAACCATAACTGCATCGCAGCTACTTACGGAAGACGCAGACACGGATCCTAAAGATATTGTTTATGACGTGATCAGTGGACCCAATTTGGgagttcttttgaaaatatccgATGAAGGTTACCCTCAGGACATAATCACATATGGGAATCAGTTTACTCAGGCGGATATCAATGAAAATAGGATAATTTACACGCATTCGGGTAATCCTCAATCAACGACGTTCTACTTTAAAGTGTCTGATGGAAAGTTCAAACCAGCTTACGAAATCTTCAACATTAAAGTTCTGCCGATAACGATCTTACCTGGGTACAATAACCAACCGATTATGGTCCAACAAGGGACGAACTTAGGGGTATTGGAAACGAAACATGTCTCTGTTGAGACTAACGTCCAAAAAAATAGAATTGTCTACAATGTAACTAAAAACCCAATGGGAGGGATCATCATCTCGAACAACAAACCAGTACTGAAGTTCACCCAGCGTCAGTTAGACGATGGAAAGATCAACTACATGCAGACAGACATGACACGATCAAATGACAGCTTCCAGCTAGATGCTTTCATTCCAGATACCACATCGGCTTGTCTGATTGATGTCACCATGATCGTTCAACCGTTCATCATCATCAACCCAATCACGATCACTCCAGGTGAACGAATTCGGCTTAGTTCAACTTTCATTTTTGATAACCCAGCTCAATTGAAGCTGAACAGGTATAACCCTAAGATCACGATCACTCGCAGACCTAAGTATGGTCGCCTGAGAAAAATCGTCCGAAGTTCTGGACTTGATTACATTGAGCAGCCAAGCGACAAAGACATTATCACGTTTACGTATAAGGAGCTCAAAAGTGGAGTAATCTACTATGTAGCAAGGAAGTTCAACCAAGACTTCCAATCGATAAACGATAACTTCGAGTACATGCTATCTACTAAGACCGCTCAGCCCGGTCAGGGTACCGTCCCCATAGAAATCTATTCTCCGTCCCGCGGATCCCACGGCAGTAATGATGTCGACATTGTCACAGCTGATAGCAGCCTTCCGTTGGAATATCTCATTGCTGCTTGTGCAGCAGCTGCAATAATCGTCATCCTCCTCATGACCATCATCCTTCTTAAATGTCGAGCCAACAATTCCCACAAAGATCACCCAGATAAAGATCACCCTCCATCCCTTCCTCGACCTCCGGACTTCATGACCCTCAACAACCGGATGTACACGCCTTCCGAAAATGAATCCCTTCCGGTAACCTCAGCTTCCACCCCGCTTCCCATCATCAGTAGCATTCCCCACTGCAAGGTCATCCCCATCGGTTTGGACAACTCCCTCCAGCTCGATTCCGAACCTGAAGAGGATATGATGGACATGCACGGTGATCTGATGCAGAACCCCAATAATCTTAACTATCCCTACGGAGACGAAGGCGACGAGTGGAGCTCATCCTGCGAGGTAGGTCCTGACGTGAACTACTCAACAATCGCCCAATCGCACCATCAACAGCAAGcgcaacaacagcaacagctgCTTCCGTCACAGGCAACGCTACAGCACCAATCGCAAGCGAATCCGTTGTTGCGAAGAAATCAGTATTGGGTTTGAGACGGCGGGAATTCACTCCACTTCTAGGTACTTAATAAACTACAAACTTTAGTACAGTGTCGTGTGATGTAGTACTTTCACGGTGCTCTCCAGACCTAAATTATCACAAAACATCTCCTTAAATTCTATACACAATAATTGACTTGTACACCAAAATTGTAATGTGTCTTAGCCATCAAAACAGTGTACCTTAAGCGCGCAAAACATGCTATACTTTTATATACAGTAAACAacgagcctatgcatgctataaaacgtttgacttttactgtgcgccctgttttcaaattGCCCGTGAGatagagcgagacagcaccaacacacggcgcaagtaaaagtcaagagaacaaaagaatttatagcatgtacagaggctcattgaGTCACCTGAGGGCGCCTGTGTACGTGCTataaattattttgttcttttgacttttactgtgcgctgtgtgttggtgctgtctcgctctctctcacgggcaatttgaaaacagggcgcacagtaaaagtcaaacgttttatagtaTGCATAGGCTCGTTGTTTACTGTATATAAAGGTATAGCATGTTTTGCGCGCTTGGCGCCCCTCGGCGCAGAGAAGGCACAGCTGTGCCGAATGATGGGCGTGAGACATGATTGTTTGAGCTTGTCATCCataattatgaatatttccatTATTTCTAAGAGTttaaaaatttacgcatgaacacttttcaatttttcccgATGATCCATTTTATCCCGGATTAGGGTAACTTCAAATAGGgttctacttttttttttaatttcgtccAGACTTACAGTTTTAGAATAAATAAAGCGACTGATTaccacagatttgatggagcgTGATAATAACGGTTTGGGGAGCACCGTGACTTTGATATCTCCTGGTTTATTATTGACTCAACAATTAATACTATACATTGATAAACTTAAATTCTAAAAGTACCAATACTGAAATAAGCTTTTCTTTTTTTCGACTTTGAATGTACTTTATGGTTTAGACTTGTTTTCTAAAATAAGTAGACAATATTTACAACTGGAAATCGAACGGAATTGCCATGCAATTTGTGCTTTAACATAAACTCTAAGCTTCACACGAAGGTATAGAATCTCACAAATCAGTGCCATTTTCTTGTGTGTGTGATGAAAGATGTAGACGAGTAAATGAGTGAGCAAACTTTTTTCCGATGTGCCTAAATCAAATTGAGTTCGTTTTCTACGATTTCGAAATAAATACTTTTTGTAAGGAACGGTCTTACTTTGcttcgaaaacaaaaaatccgAAAGCTCAGAAGCTCACTTTAATTCGGAAACGGAAGCTGACGTCGCATGTTCATCTTGGCTTCCACGTACTCGTAGGTGTTCTCCGTAGGAGTAACCACTAAGCCTCCGTTGTCGTAAGCGTGGTTTTCTCTCCAATCCTCCGCCGGATATCGTCCGTTGATGGGCGTGGTAACAGTTTGAACCGAACCTACGTCCGAGCCCATGTAAGTACTGGGCGGGGCAATCGTTGCCACTTGGGGTAAAGGAGGGAGGGCGGTGCTGTTGCTTCCGGAGCGGGTACTAAGCTTGGGACTCTTGGTGTGCGGATTCTCGTGGGTGTACTCCATCGTTGGGGGGTTGGATTTTTCCCGAGCCAGAAGTCGCTTCAAGAAGGACCAGGAGAAGTGATTGCTTTTGCGGCACCACCGAACGATGATGACCACTACCGTCACTGCCAGCAGGAGGAGAATGACGGCGAAAATTATGATGGTGGTGTATAAATTGTTCTCCAGGGTGGCGATTCTCTGCAGAATCAGATAATCTGTGAATGGAAGGAAGAATAGAAACTTTTTGTTAGACTTTAACGAAAGAAGGTAGTGTCATAGAGGTTAcgcataaattatgtcacgcaatAAGGTTATTAGctcttaaaaatcaaattattccTACAAAATTTAAGCGTGTCTGTAAAAAAGTGGAACCAAAAGAGTTGAGgttattattttttccatatttttcgtaaatcaaattgaatattatttcataCGTGTAACggcatacaaataaaaaaaatatctctcgTCATATGTACGAACAATGAAAATTTTTGGCGGAATTCTTGAGATTTCACAGGCGACTAAAgcaataaaaccaaaatttcgcGGCTTTGTCGCGGTCTTGTACTTTTGGTCAGATttaacacttcttcttcttctttctggcgttacgtccccactggaacagagcctgcttctcagcttagtgttcttatgagcacttccacagttattaactgagagcttactatgccaatgaccatttttgcatgtgtatatcgtgtggcaggtacgatgatactttatgccctgggaagtcgagaaaatttccaacccgaaaagatcc includes:
- the LOC5572437 gene encoding chondroitin sulfate proteoglycan 4, giving the protein MDKFNRKRIREIIIMLGIFFSVIDAVKVSFYGASHIAMPLQEAKISTNIRLRFRTRQDSALILLTAGRTDYSLLSIDGGRVRFSFKIDDYHTDLWSPATLKFNDLQWHDISISRYAANLTMQIDEYFATKTLPDNVTELNVHFGVFIGGVGAYSATYLGTTENFRGCIADIFYNNINIFKRARERTGHVTNERVSWICAPELDADVATPISFLDDESYVILQKPTSRSGDRWSMEFRTNEPYGMLLSNIPTSARYDFMALEIVESQVRLLVGKGSNAVELIPDRNVSDGKWHNISVTYSPMLVDITVDEVTSSATFANGSSQIIELEEEFYIGGFDHRKKRKAFLKGARATESSLKGCIRDIVLDDHTVGFPNFKVTHGVTVDCVWRYPCIEKQPCIPSGQCHHQGINDFICNCDQAFCIKADYSESYKIFSRSDLLIEKELMLISPMEVLEGGIAFLSPKHIEVLFDYTKLGVQEAGVIFHIVQPPKHGKITIHSYGAEGNSSATQMKFFSHIDLTTDKVKYTHNGAENSNDHMTIDMHLVPSTRNSLPNYLEGKHRFVLHVNVTPVNDPPVLKLPPTKLLRVTQGIPKLIGPDFLQAEDLDSPPDSLIYTVLMNPGTETQQGRIELGGRAVATFSQSDVNAGLVTYLINTKGSDDYLELNIQVSDGMETSPASTVRVSVLPLQLRMMNNTGLVLIHKSSALITPYNLSFVPNSDEENVDMKFDIVQAPAYGSIQKLRSVDSSWISVDSFSSNQLLLGQIRYLHSSDLPLHDEFKFTVTLGPITTPTYDFRISFTKLRIGTIRQNNMYINTKDNVIRPDYLYHQTTPISTFARNIIYTVVKPPKFGIIYVDGHPEYAKPGDSFTQQEIEKNLIKYRTYHSSYGNFIDTFEFIVSVPECEDVQGKMDFIYNPPDYLAKQIIYQKREKVYVHEGNKTALSRTNFEVLFNKFNSLTFNLTHFPKHGSLCKVNPRTFEAKEISSFTLQYLYLGDIHYCHDDSESTEDSFRLLILSDNETDFQFVCEIQVEITLLNDNGPYRVFDKVFHIVRDQTKLLTSGDLKYADPDIETRNLDLEYRSVSCSNGDLLKNGKYVDFFTQEDLDSRRLLIQHNGTDQGRLSFIVTDGLYEVPGSLEIEASDPFLKIRESNASIVQEGRAVLLTLSDLNVDTNLNAKPEEIEYRVLNEPSNGLLKLFSSKFNATQLHKLSNATTSMNFTQADLIGERLVYWNRDVASMDKIKYRVSTKGVWAEGEIMVRIYPPAYWEPLRIRRNQTLFVEESTSVIISRDILEIVHPNISPGDITYLVTTQPQHGYLEIQSITSDDEYNSKVFDQSTINSEKMFYIQAGVNQSSDFFTFDVTNGITWLRDLIMRIVIIPEHLYMRTNVVVVEEGKSVKIHPTDMVPYSEYYTGKILEYKILEHPLHGSIKSGKSSKVNRFTQKQLEAEVITYVHNGSENSTDTIRLVALGRNKESVPFNLQIQILPINDEIPQVVTNTGMHMWIGGKSMIQSTDLLVQDYDTPPENLTFYIQQMTGGYVAFKDSYSKKLHTFTQQDINHNLVYFIHDSSNQNGKIVFFVSDGLHNTTDQVLHIVTNPVALELIKNEILHVFPLTRKQILPEQLYYKCSDDDRDVKYIVTIPPQMGKLIYEHAEYGYMNEITEFTQHDVENGRIFYEHTHHMVELKTNDSFYFDVTAPLSNSLVDQIFNIDVSVSSGGLLRFLPVPRINLDEGDSGPIKLDLSKVLEYLETRAGIQNPELFIDVHPPAHGTVELDDSLTQVNRFSLNDFYENKVYYKHDHSDTVEDKIALAVYLVPGNLFLCNITIPVTINPVNDQPFQLSTASPHISVIEGENQTITASQLLTEDADTDPKDIVYDVISGPNLGVLLKISDEGYPQDIITYGNQFTQADINENRIIYTHSGNPQSTTFYFKVSDGKFKPAYEIFNIKVLPITILPGYNNQPIMVQQGTNLGVLETKHVSVETNVQKNRIVYNVTKNPMGGIIISNNKPVLKFTQRQLDDGKINYMQTDMTRSNDSFQLDAFIPDTTSACLIDVTMIVQPFIIINPITITPGERIRLSSTFIFDNPAQLKLNRYNPKITITRRPKYGRLRKIVRSSGLDYIEQPSDKDIITFTYKELKSGVIYYVARKFNQDFQSINDNFEYMLSTKTAQPGQGTVPIEIYSPSRGSHGSNDVDIVTADSSLPLEYLIAACAAAAIIVILLMTIILLKCRANNSHKDHPDKDHPPSLPRPPDFMTLNNRMYTPSENESLPVTSASTPLPIISSIPHCKVIPIGLDNSLQLDSEPEEDMMDMHGDLMQNPNNLNYPYGDEGDEWSSSCEVGPDVNYSTIAQSHHQQQAQQQQQLLPSQATLQHQSQANPLLRRNQYWV
- the LOC5572438 gene encoding protein grindelwald; the protein is MAVKAVCAWAILLTFSALVMPVALEQCHDDKPCPEDEYCDQHSYSCTPCSEICSNAMTRVDCNKKCKDYLILQRIATLENNLYTTIIIFAVILLLLAVTVVVIIVRWCRKSNHFSWSFLKRLLAREKSNPPTMEYTHENPHTKSPKLSTRSGSNSTALPPLPQVATIAPPSTYMGSDVGSVQTVTTPINGRYPAEDWRENHAYDNGGLVVTPTENTYEYVEAKMNMRRQLPFPN